A genomic window from Flintibacter sp. KGMB00164 includes:
- a CDS encoding efflux RND transporter periplasmic adaptor subunit, with product METKEQLQTAPEVPVIADAPEQDSTPTWKAPKKKRRWPKVVIAVLLVLAALFFFVIRPMLGAGKELLAGAYLTSTAQMQEMTVSVSSTGTIQPIDSYNVSGMVTGEVLEAPFEVGDQVEKGDVLYRIDPGSAETALQQAQLSVQQAQLNYDSIVDGLNPKASGAGVVQKLHVKKGDLVSAGSPIADISDTSTMTLTVPFQSADAQRIAVGSSAQVTLAGTLETLTGTVESVANADLVGNGGALVRQVKIRVQNPGALTTSTTATAKVGSIACAGSGTFEANLTQTVVATGSGEVVSLNVSAGSRVSAGQVLATLGGSSAQTSLENASISLQNAQLSLQNAQDALDNYTITAPISGTVIEKNFKAGDTIDNNSLTAAGGTLAVLYDMSTLTFEMKIDEKDINKVQVGQEVTITADAVEGVTFSGMVDTVNINGTTVSGQTNYPVTVVINEPQDLKPGMNVSADIIVERAGTVLCVPVDAVNRGSDKPTVQVAQEGALDENGNVVDPSKLETREVTLGRNDNDNIEITSGLSEGEIVVWVNEVSNPFAAMMGM from the coding sequence ATGGAAACAAAAGAACAACTGCAAACCGCTCCCGAGGTCCCCGTCATCGCGGATGCTCCCGAGCAGGACAGCACCCCGACCTGGAAAGCCCCCAAGAAAAAGCGCCGCTGGCCTAAAGTGGTCATCGCGGTACTCCTGGTGCTGGCCGCCCTGTTCTTCTTCGTCATCCGGCCCATGCTGGGTGCGGGAAAAGAACTGCTGGCGGGCGCCTACCTGACCAGCACTGCTCAGATGCAGGAGATGACCGTATCCGTCTCCAGCACCGGCACCATCCAGCCCATCGACTCCTACAACGTCAGCGGCATGGTCACCGGCGAGGTTCTGGAGGCCCCCTTTGAGGTGGGCGACCAGGTGGAAAAGGGCGACGTCCTCTACCGCATCGATCCCGGCAGCGCCGAGACCGCTCTGCAGCAGGCCCAGCTGTCGGTACAGCAGGCCCAGCTCAACTACGACTCCATCGTAGATGGTCTCAACCCCAAGGCCTCCGGCGCCGGAGTTGTGCAGAAGCTGCACGTGAAGAAGGGCGATCTGGTATCCGCCGGCTCCCCCATTGCGGATATCTCGGATACCTCTACGATGACCCTTACCGTCCCCTTCCAGTCCGCCGATGCTCAGCGCATCGCCGTGGGCTCCTCCGCTCAGGTCACGCTGGCCGGCACGCTGGAGACACTCACCGGCACGGTGGAATCGGTAGCCAACGCTGATCTGGTGGGCAACGGTGGCGCTCTGGTACGTCAGGTAAAGATTCGGGTACAGAACCCCGGCGCTCTCACCACCTCTACCACAGCCACCGCCAAGGTGGGCAGCATCGCCTGCGCCGGCAGCGGCACCTTTGAGGCCAATCTCACCCAGACTGTCGTCGCTACCGGCAGCGGCGAGGTGGTCAGCTTGAACGTCTCCGCAGGCAGCCGGGTGTCCGCCGGTCAGGTGCTGGCCACGCTGGGCGGCTCCTCCGCGCAAACCTCTCTGGAGAACGCCTCCATCTCCCTGCAGAATGCGCAGCTCTCTCTGCAGAACGCCCAGGACGCGCTGGACAACTACACCATCACCGCCCCCATCTCCGGCACCGTGATCGAAAAGAACTTCAAGGCCGGTGACACCATTGACAACAACAGCCTCACCGCCGCCGGCGGCACCCTGGCCGTTCTCTATGACATGTCTACTCTGACCTTTGAAATGAAGATCGATGAGAAGGATATCAACAAGGTCCAGGTCGGCCAGGAGGTCACCATTACTGCCGATGCAGTGGAAGGCGTCACCTTCTCCGGTATGGTGGACACCGTCAACATCAACGGTACCACCGTCAGCGGCCAGACCAACTATCCCGTTACGGTGGTCATCAACGAGCCTCAGGACCTCAAGCCGGGAATGAACGTCTCCGCCGACATCATTGTGGAGCGAGCCGGCACGGTTCTGTGCGTGCCGGTGGACGCTGTGAACCGGGGCAGCGATAAGCCCACCGTCCAGGTGGCCCAGGAGGGCGCTCTGGATGAAAACGGAAACGTGGTCGATCCCTCCAAGCTGGAGACCCGCGAGGTCACGCTGGGCCGCAATGATAACGACAACATCGAGATTACCAGCGGTCTCAGCGAGGGAGAAATCGTCGTGTGGGTCAACGAGGTCTCCAATCCCTTTGCCGCTATGATGGGGATGTAA
- a CDS encoding TetR/AcrR family transcriptional regulator: protein MPSTTFFHLPQAKREKLLQCARDEFSRVPFDEASINRIVHQAEISRGSFYMYFTDKADLFRYLLQCYLDDLTQLMVQLLDREQGDLFAAFESLFQALVERREDLAAQQFQAILHRNAGVQQGALLRSAGTHSLFAALSDHIDASRLSIRQEKDLEDMFHILISVTAPALCAALSHTDPQPVWTRFCAQLDILRRGMLARHEAT, encoded by the coding sequence GTGCCCAGCACAACATTTTTCCATCTGCCCCAGGCCAAGCGGGAAAAGCTCCTTCAATGTGCCCGGGATGAGTTCTCCCGGGTGCCCTTTGATGAGGCCTCTATCAACCGCATCGTCCATCAGGCCGAGATCTCCCGGGGCAGCTTTTATATGTACTTCACAGACAAAGCGGACCTGTTCCGCTATCTGCTGCAGTGCTATCTGGACGATCTGACCCAGCTGATGGTCCAGCTGCTGGACCGGGAACAGGGCGATCTCTTTGCCGCCTTTGAGTCCCTATTCCAAGCTCTGGTGGAGCGGAGAGAGGATCTGGCTGCTCAGCAGTTTCAGGCTATCCTGCACCGCAATGCCGGTGTCCAGCAGGGAGCACTGCTGCGCTCGGCAGGCACCCACTCACTGTTTGCCGCCCTGTCTGACCACATCGATGCCTCCCGGCTGTCCATCCGCCAAGAGAAGGACCTGGAGGACATGTTCCATATTCTCATCAGCGTGACCGCGCCGGCACTGTGCGCCGCACTGTCCCATACAGACCCTCAGCCTGTATGGACCCGCTTCTGCGCCCAGCTGGACATTCTCCGCCGGGGAATGCTGGCCCGCCATGAGGCTACCTGA
- a CDS encoding Cof-type HAD-IIB family hydrolase, whose translation MIRLIALDLDGTLLDPAGQITDETKAAIAQARQAGIKVVLSTGRSVQEAADFSAQAGCDNLSVCLGGAVLSDNATGAHLRRWDIPADVSRKALELCLNRDIELMIFAGEQIVLDPFSQQSLSKTFPYPVFHNAAVVSEDPIAYLEEHDLPLTKIHGDWNRPAYPLEELSQLHGVELTSSNDHDFELVPAGVNKGRTLALLALLWGIPLDQCAAVGDSENDLAMLQAVGTPIAMGNGCEAVKAAARHIAPDNAHEGVAHAIRWAMEQP comes from the coding sequence ATGATCCGACTCATAGCCCTGGACCTGGACGGAACCCTGCTGGACCCGGCAGGCCAGATCACCGACGAGACAAAAGCCGCGATTGCTCAGGCCCGCCAGGCGGGTATCAAGGTGGTGCTGTCCACCGGGCGCTCCGTGCAAGAAGCTGCCGACTTTTCTGCCCAGGCCGGGTGTGACAATTTGTCTGTCTGCCTGGGAGGCGCCGTGCTGTCGGATAACGCAACCGGCGCCCACCTGCGGCGCTGGGATATTCCGGCGGACGTCAGCCGAAAGGCCCTGGAGCTTTGTCTGAATCGGGACATTGAACTGATGATCTTTGCCGGGGAGCAGATCGTACTGGACCCCTTCTCTCAGCAGTCCCTCTCCAAGACCTTCCCCTATCCGGTCTTTCACAACGCGGCGGTGGTGTCCGAGGATCCCATCGCCTATCTAGAGGAGCACGACCTTCCGCTGACCAAGATCCACGGAGACTGGAACCGGCCGGCCTACCCCCTGGAGGAGCTCTCACAGCTCCATGGTGTAGAACTCACCTCCTCCAACGATCACGACTTTGAATTGGTACCCGCCGGAGTCAACAAAGGCCGCACCCTGGCCCTGCTGGCTCTGCTGTGGGGGATTCCTCTGGACCAGTGCGCCGCGGTAGGCGACAGTGAAAACGACCTGGCTATGCTCCAGGCGGTAGGAACCCCCATCGCCATGGGCAACGGCTGTGAGGCTGTGAAAGCGGCTGCCCGCCACATTGCCCCCGATAATGCCCACGAGGGCGTGGCTCATGCCATCCGCTGGGCCATGGAACAGCCTTAA
- the feoB gene encoding ferrous iron transport protein B, which produces MEDKKNAPRTLQELSPGESGMILSVGNQSGAVKRRLVDMGLTPGTMVKVTKIAPLGDPLEVSLRGYELSLRKDDAAQIQMGAPRRMTPPKPSNRSQDPEAIRRQLRDHVHELEHHGRDYDHNAHDNRPMKVALAGNPNCGKTTLFNALTGSNQYVGNWPGVTVEKKEGIAHLGDRELTVVDLPGIYSLSPYSMEEIVARDFIIGEGPDAIIDIVDATNLERNLYLTVQLLELERPMVLALNFMDEVHAHGDKIDIERLSRELGVPVVPITARTGEGLDELLEVAHRQMHLGYTFEPDDLYDEFTHDIHHRMGELIHDAAYAANLPAHWASIKLLEGDEIVSKALNLPQDTQKKLDQIIAEYEASSDLGDRETLIADSRYQYIERVVKASVVRGQASGQPTLSQRIDRIVTGKYTALPLFLCAMLVMFVITFGPFGSWLQDGVSALIDLFSGFLRDTMTAGNVSPVLISLVCDGIIAGVGGVLSFLPQIALLFFFLSFLEDSGYMSRAAFIMDRLLRRFGLSGKAFIPMLMGFGCSVPAIMGARTMENEKDRRMTILLIPFMSCSAKLPVYGMIAGAFFGPWAGLVVFGLYVIGMLVGILSGIFFKHTLFAGEPAPFVLELPPYRLPSMENIATHVWQKVKGFLIKAGTLILLMSMILWLLQSFDFSLHMVDDASASMLGIIGGWIAPIFAPMGFGFWQAAVALLTGLIAKEMVVSSLSMFYGFALTATSAQVAAAMTGFTPLAAFSMLVFILLYVPCVAAVSTLAREMQSTKWTLFSIAWQLGVAYVASLLVHTIGVLLGLG; this is translated from the coding sequence ATGGAAGATAAGAAAAACGCCCCACGCACCCTTCAGGAGCTCTCCCCCGGTGAGAGCGGTATGATCCTGTCGGTGGGCAACCAGTCGGGCGCTGTAAAGCGGCGGCTGGTGGATATGGGCCTGACCCCCGGTACGATGGTGAAGGTGACCAAGATTGCCCCCCTGGGTGACCCGCTGGAGGTATCTTTGCGTGGTTATGAGCTATCTTTGCGCAAGGACGACGCGGCCCAGATTCAGATGGGCGCGCCTCGGCGCATGACGCCCCCCAAGCCTTCAAACCGCAGCCAGGACCCGGAGGCCATCCGCCGTCAGTTGCGGGATCACGTCCACGAGCTGGAACATCACGGCCGGGACTACGACCACAACGCCCACGACAACCGCCCCATGAAAGTAGCTCTGGCGGGCAACCCCAACTGCGGCAAGACCACCTTGTTTAATGCCCTCACCGGTTCCAACCAGTACGTGGGCAACTGGCCCGGAGTGACCGTGGAGAAAAAAGAGGGCATTGCCCATCTGGGCGACCGGGAACTGACCGTGGTGGACCTGCCTGGCATCTACTCCCTGTCTCCCTACTCCATGGAGGAAATCGTGGCCCGGGACTTTATCATCGGCGAAGGCCCTGACGCCATCATCGACATTGTAGACGCCACCAACTTGGAGCGAAACCTCTACCTCACCGTACAGCTGCTGGAGCTGGAGCGCCCCATGGTGCTGGCTTTGAACTTTATGGATGAGGTCCACGCCCACGGCGACAAAATCGACATCGAGCGCCTGTCCCGAGAACTGGGTGTGCCGGTAGTCCCCATCACCGCCCGCACCGGCGAAGGTCTGGACGAGCTGCTGGAGGTGGCCCACCGGCAGATGCACCTGGGCTACACCTTTGAGCCGGACGACCTCTATGATGAATTCACCCACGACATCCACCACCGGATGGGCGAACTCATCCACGACGCGGCCTATGCCGCCAATCTCCCCGCCCACTGGGCATCCATCAAGCTGCTGGAGGGCGACGAGATCGTCTCCAAGGCCCTGAATCTGCCTCAGGATACCCAGAAAAAGCTGGATCAGATCATCGCCGAATATGAGGCCTCCAGCGATCTGGGCGACCGGGAGACTCTCATCGCGGACAGCCGCTATCAGTACATCGAACGGGTGGTCAAAGCTTCTGTGGTCAGAGGCCAGGCCAGCGGCCAGCCCACTCTCAGTCAGCGCATCGACCGCATCGTCACCGGAAAATACACCGCCCTTCCCCTCTTCCTGTGCGCTATGCTGGTGATGTTTGTCATCACCTTTGGCCCCTTCGGCTCCTGGCTTCAGGACGGAGTGAGCGCCCTCATCGATCTGTTCTCCGGCTTTTTGCGGGACACTATGACCGCCGGAAATGTCTCTCCCGTGCTCATCAGCCTGGTGTGTGACGGAATCATTGCCGGTGTGGGCGGAGTGCTCTCTTTCCTGCCCCAGATCGCCCTGCTGTTCTTCTTCCTGAGCTTTCTGGAGGATTCGGGCTACATGTCCCGTGCCGCCTTTATCATGGACCGGCTGCTGCGGCGGTTTGGTCTGAGCGGCAAGGCCTTTATCCCCATGCTGATGGGCTTTGGCTGCTCGGTGCCCGCCATTATGGGCGCGCGGACCATGGAAAATGAGAAGGACCGGCGCATGACCATCCTGCTCATCCCCTTCATGTCCTGTTCGGCCAAGCTGCCGGTATACGGTATGATCGCCGGAGCGTTCTTCGGCCCCTGGGCAGGTCTGGTGGTCTTTGGCTTGTATGTCATCGGCATGTTGGTAGGCATCCTTTCCGGCATCTTCTTCAAGCACACCCTCTTTGCCGGAGAACCCGCTCCCTTCGTACTGGAGCTGCCCCCCTACCGTCTGCCCTCCATGGAAAACATTGCCACCCACGTGTGGCAGAAGGTAAAGGGCTTTCTCATCAAGGCGGGTACCCTCATCCTGCTTATGAGCATGATTTTGTGGCTGCTGCAGTCCTTCGACTTCTCCCTGCACATGGTGGATGACGCCTCCGCCTCCATGCTTGGTATCATCGGCGGATGGATTGCCCCCATCTTTGCTCCCATGGGCTTTGGCTTCTGGCAGGCGGCAGTGGCCCTGCTCACCGGCCTTATCGCCAAAGAGATGGTGGTCTCCTCCCTGTCTATGTTCTACGGCTTTGCCCTGACCGCTACCAGCGCCCAGGTGGCCGCGGCTATGACCGGCTTTACCCCCCTGGCCGCCTTCTCCATGCTGGTATTTATCCTGCTCTATGTCCCCTGTGTGGCCGCGGTGTCCACCCTGGCCCGGGAGATGCAGAGCACCAAGTGGACCCTCTTCTCCATCGCCTGGCAGCTTGGCGTGGCCTATGTGGCCTCCCTGCTGGTGCACACCATCGGTGTGCTGCTTGGACTGGGCTGA
- a CDS encoding ribonuclease Z: MILILCVDDRGGLMFNRRRQSQDRLVRQDMLHLCGARPLAVSPYTARQFGPEDGVKVVEQPGEEDIFFLEDLSPQPFLEQADKLILYHWNRAYPGDVRIELPPKGWKLAERTEFPGYSHEKITREVYTQ; encoded by the coding sequence GTGATCTTGATCTTATGTGTCGACGACCGGGGCGGACTGATGTTCAACCGCCGCCGCCAGAGCCAGGATCGTTTGGTGCGCCAGGATATGCTTCATCTGTGCGGAGCACGTCCCTTGGCTGTCAGCCCCTATACAGCCCGGCAGTTCGGGCCGGAGGACGGCGTGAAGGTCGTGGAGCAGCCGGGAGAGGAAGATATCTTCTTCCTGGAGGACCTGTCCCCCCAGCCCTTTCTGGAGCAGGCGGACAAGCTCATTTTGTACCACTGGAACCGGGCGTATCCCGGAGATGTCCGCATCGAGCTGCCTCCCAAGGGGTGGAAGCTAGCTGAGCGCACGGAATTTCCCGGCTATTCCCATGAGAAGATCACAAGAGAGGTCTATACCCAATGA